One Fictibacillus halophilus genomic window, GGACTAATGAAAGGCAATAAGATGCCTCGTGCACGTCAAGCACTGTTAGCTGATTCCGTTGCGACAACAGTTGGTGCAGCGTTTGGTACGAGCCCAACGAGTGCTTATATCGAATCATCTTCAGGCGTAGCTGCAGGCGGTCGTTCTGGTCTAACCTCTGTGGTGGTAGCCATCCTATTTGTGGCAGCTGCGTTCTTCTCACCACTTGTTGGTGCGATCTCTGGATTATCCGCAATTACAGCACCAACACTGATTATCGTCGGAAGCTTGATGCTTGGTTCTTTAAGCAAAATCAAATGGAACGAACTTGATGAAGCATTCCCAGCCTTTCTAATCATTTTAACGATGCCATTAACATCTTCTATCGCAACAGGTATCGCTTTAGGGTTCATCTCGTATCCGATTTTGAAAATTGTAAAAGGTAAATATCGTGAAGTACCGTTCTTGGTTTACTTGTTTGCCGTATTGTTCTTCTATCAATTAGCGTTTTTACCTCACTAAACGTCTCTCTGCTCCTGCGTCTACAAGTTCATTCTAACGAAGGGAACTTCCTCGTCGCATGCCTTGCGAGAAGCTTCTCATGTAGCAGGCAGGCAACCTTGCGCTACAATCAACTTTGCAACGAAGTTTTTATAAAGAGAACAAAAAATTAATAACACAGAAAAAAGACCGGCCAACCCTCACAATAAAGGGCTGACCGGTCTTTTCTTAATTTGTCTCAAACACAACGGCTACTTTTTCCTTCTTTTCATCTACAAAGAACTCTTTCGATACACGATACGTTCCTGCATCCTGTTCTTTTAGATCAACCGCTTGATCATAGTTTGATCCTGCTTTCACCATGATCATCTGCTCGGTAAACATCTGATCGTTGTTTACTTTCTCCCATTTACCGTCTGTCCATTTTTCAAGTGCATACGCGGTTCCTGTACCAGCTTCTTTATCGGATGAGTTTTTCAACGTTAATTTTGCTTCTTCACTATTTTCTTGGAGTGCGAGTTCAGCTTGTACACCCTCTTTTTCAGCTGGTATCTCGTTCTTAACTTGAGGTGCTCCATTCTTCTTATCCTCTTCTGGCATTGCTTTCGAGCCACAAGCGGCGAGGAGAACGAGCAGACATGCCATTAGTATCAGCTTCATGTTTTTCATCACTAAGCCCTCCTTTTACCCTGTTAGTCGTACCACATCGAAAAAAGTTTCAGATAAACTGTCGGTTTATAAGGAGAATGTGCTGGATATGCTGTTAATAGAGGAGGCGCTAGCATGAAGATTTGGCTTGTTGCATTAATTTTATCGCTCATGTTTACAGGGCTCGGAATCGGCTATTACGCAACGCGCCTTTATGAGAAAAGTGTGGCAAAAGGCTTTTTCATGACGCTGCTGGGTATTATCGTTCCATTTACAATCTTTATCGTGTTTGTTTATTTTTATGGTATTGCAAATAATGGTCATCCCTTACAATTTAAATGGTAAGTAAAAAACCTGTCCATCAGCGCATGCTTCACGCTAACTAAACAGGTTTATTTTTATTGAACTTGGCCTTTTAATGAATCAATATAGTTAAAAGCTTCATCCATCTCTTCTTCAGTATACTTTTGTTTTGCTTTAACTGTTTGAACTTTTTCCTTGATCTCGTCCTTCTCAAGCTTCTCAAAATACATTACGGTTGAAACAAGTTCTAAGAACCTCGATGACTGCTCGTTCATTGAACGAACACAACTGCCTAGCTTTTCAATTTCCGCACCATATGTGGAAAGAAGATTCTGTCCTTCTTCGTTCACGGCATAACGGTACTGCGAATAGCCGCTCACCTTTTCTTTCACTTCATGTATGTATCCCATGTTGCAAAGCTCTTCAATCTTAAGTGTTAATTCTTCGGAATATGGGCCGTAAAAATGAAATTGATACTTTTCTTGGAAAGGAAAGTTTAGCTTTTTTGCGATGTACACCATCTTTTGAAGCTTTTTCCGACCGACGACTTCTCCGGCTTCTTGAATCAAGGTGACTACCTTTAAATGATCCTCAAACACAGTACGTTCCCCCTAACATCCTTTTTCGTTTTTATCTATTTTTCTTTCTGATTATTCAATGTTGCTTTTGAAAGTGGTTGATTTCCGTTTCAGGTGCTCGCTTTCCGCGGGGCAGGCGGTGAGCCACTTGCCGCTTTGCGCCATTAAGTGTCTCACCTGCCCACCTGTCCCACAGGAGTCTCGCACCTTACACTCCAATCAACTTGTCAGTGATGTCTTTTTAGTAACAAACAACAACTTGAAGTGAATCTGATAGTCAAATCGACTGTTTAATGCACTACCTATTCAAAATCTCTTTAATTTTACTTTTAAGCGTTTTATCTTCAATTGCTTCGATCAGATCGAGGGGATAATAGAGTTTGTGATCTGTTCGGCGTTTGCCTGAGATCGCTTCTACCACGTCTGATTCTCTGGACAGCTCGCGGATATCGCCATTTGGTTTTAATAGGTTGATCGGCAGACGCTCTTCTTTTTCGCCTGGGCGGTAAAAATCGTACGGGAGATCTGACGATGAATCTACTACTAAATAATATTTCGGATTGATGCCGGCTTCTGTAAAGTAACTCGACAGCAGGTGCCCGTCCGTAAATGAGACCATTTCGGTATACTTAAATAATTTTCGATTAATGAAACGATGACATAAATCGCTTAAGATTGTGTCCTCTTCTTCCATCCATCCTTGGAAATAATAATGGATCACACCTTCATCGAGCGAAATGTAATCGTGAAGCGAAACATTGCCTTCAAAAAGCGTTTTAAAATGAGACAGCTCTCTTTTGAATGTATACCCTGTTTCATACAGTTCCTTCGCTCGGTGCAAAATTTTACTTAAGATCACTTCCGCACTTCGCGTTACAGGATGAAAATACACTTGCCAGTACATTTGGTAACGACTCATGATATAGTCTTCCACCGCATGCATGCCGCTTGATTTTATGACGACGCCCTCTTCAGTCGGACGCATCACACGCAGGATTCGCTCGATATCGAAATTACCGTAGCTTACCCCTGTAAAATAAGCGTCTCGCAACAGGTAATCCATTCTGTCTGCATCAATCTGACTGGAGATCAGACTGACGATTAATTTATCTCTATGTGTTTTCGCGATCACTTCTGCTACTTGTACAGGAAAATCTTCTCCCATCTGCAAAAGGACACGATGAACTTCTGTATCGCCTAGTATAATGTCTCTACTGAATTCCTCATGATCCACACCGAACACCTTTTCAAAAGAGTGTGAGAATGGACCGTGCCCTACATCATGTAGAAGAGCCGCGGATAGAACGAGCAGACGCTGTTCAGGATCCCATGTTTTCTTTTGCTGAAAAATATCAATGATCCGCCTCGTAATCTCATAAACACCAAGAGAATGGCTAAAACGGCTATGTTCTGCTCCATGAAATGTTAAGTATGTCGTCCCAAGCTGCCGAATTCTTCGCAGTCTTTGAAACTCGCGCGTACCGATCAGACGCCAGATCAGCTCATCGCGCACGTGAATGTAGCGATGCACTGGGTCTTTAAATACTTTCTCTTCGTGCAACTTTCCTATGAGTTTAGCCATTGATTTTTTCCCTGCTCCTTCACCTGCATTTATAGGTAAGAATTCTCGTAAAAAAGAAAAATCCCTTCCTTGGTCCGTCTAGCTAAGAAGGTATTTTCTGTATAAGTATCGTGTTGTAACTACTAGAATATACCCTATTGTATCGTGTTCTTAACTTTGAAAACAACCACTATTTTTTTCTATCCGCACTCCATTTTTATAGGTAAAAGACGCCACATTCACACCATTTTCTTACCGTTCACATTTGAGTTATACTAGATAAGGCTTATAACGGAAATGATAGATTTTATATAGATTTCAGGAGGAACAAAACATGGATCAAGATCGAAGAATTAGAAACGGACAAGCATGGAGCAACAGCTCTTATACAGCCTGGGTCAACCGCTTTGGTGTGCCTGAGAAAGCAGTTTCTCGTATTCTAAAAGATCCGAAACGCAGACTTCAGCCATTAGATCAGTACATTGGTGAAGTTTCAGGTAAAAAGATCGTGAATCTCTTAGGTTCACACGGCAGTAAAGCAGTCGCGCTCTCTCTTCTTGGAGCAGAGACAACAGTGATCGATATCTCTGATTCGAATGCAGCATATGCGAGCGAACTTGCTGCAGCTGCTAACGTTGACGTCCGCTATGTGGTAGAAGATATTTTAAATCTGCCAAAATCCGAAATGACAGGCGATTATGATATGGCATTCATGGAAAACGGCATTCTGCATTACTTTGCCGATCTGAACGAATACTTCAGCGTTGTTACAGGACTTTTGAAAAAGGGAGGAACTTTGATCCTGCAAGACTTCCACCCTGTTTCTACAAAGTTGATAGAGTCTCAAGGAAAAAGCCAAGCCGTAAGAAAGCATAAAGTTTCGGGGAATTATTTTAGTGAAGAGCTTGTTACAACTGACGTGGCTTATTCTAAATTCTTGCCTGAGTTGCAGTACGCAACATCAGAAGAACGTGCACCGTTCCAAGTACAGATCCGCCAATGGACGCTCGGCGAGATTGTTACCGCGATCGGCTCGGCAGGACTCTGGATCAAACAACTTGTAGAGGAACCACACCCAGACGAACTCGACCGCGGCATTCCAAAGTCATTCATTATCGTGGCGGAGAAATTTTAATGAC contains:
- a CDS encoding immunoglobulin-like domain-containing protein gives rise to the protein MKNMKLILMACLLVLLAACGSKAMPEEDKKNGAPQVKNEIPAEKEGVQAELALQENSEEAKLTLKNSSDKEAGTGTAYALEKWTDGKWEKVNNDQMFTEQMIMVKAGSNYDQAVDLKEQDAGTYRVSKEFFVDEKKEKVAVVFETN
- a CDS encoding YwgA family protein, giving the protein MFEDHLKVVTLIQEAGEVVGRKKLQKMVYIAKKLNFPFQEKYQFHFYGPYSEELTLKIEELCNMGYIHEVKEKVSGYSQYRYAVNEEGQNLLSTYGAEIEKLGSCVRSMNEQSSRFLELVSTVMYFEKLEKDEIKEKVQTVKAKQKYTEEEMDEAFNYIDSLKGQVQ
- a CDS encoding HD domain-containing protein, with protein sequence MAKLIGKLHEEKVFKDPVHRYIHVRDELIWRLIGTREFQRLRRIRQLGTTYLTFHGAEHSRFSHSLGVYEITRRIIDIFQQKKTWDPEQRLLVLSAALLHDVGHGPFSHSFEKVFGVDHEEFSRDIILGDTEVHRVLLQMGEDFPVQVAEVIAKTHRDKLIVSLISSQIDADRMDYLLRDAYFTGVSYGNFDIERILRVMRPTEEGVVIKSSGMHAVEDYIMSRYQMYWQVYFHPVTRSAEVILSKILHRAKELYETGYTFKRELSHFKTLFEGNVSLHDYISLDEGVIHYYFQGWMEEEDTILSDLCHRFINRKLFKYTEMVSFTDGHLLSSYFTEAGINPKYYLVVDSSSDLPYDFYRPGEKEERLPINLLKPNGDIRELSRESDVVEAISGKRRTDHKLYYPLDLIEAIEDKTLKSKIKEILNR
- a CDS encoding class I SAM-dependent methyltransferase, with amino-acid sequence MDQDRRIRNGQAWSNSSYTAWVNRFGVPEKAVSRILKDPKRRLQPLDQYIGEVSGKKIVNLLGSHGSKAVALSLLGAETTVIDISDSNAAYASELAAAANVDVRYVVEDILNLPKSEMTGDYDMAFMENGILHYFADLNEYFSVVTGLLKKGGTLILQDFHPVSTKLIESQGKSQAVRKHKVSGNYFSEELVTTDVAYSKFLPELQYATSEERAPFQVQIRQWTLGEIVTAIGSAGLWIKQLVEEPHPDELDRGIPKSFIIVAEKF